CCTTGGTCTGTTGACCGGCAACTGGAAGGAGGGCGCTCGTGCCAAGCTCGCCCACTTTGGGATTGATGGCTACTTTCGCGTGGGCGCCTTTGCCGACGATGCCGAGGAGCGCGACCGGCTGTTGCCCTTCGCCTTAGCCCGGATGCGGCAACTGACCGGTATCGCCATTGCTCCGCAGGAGGTGGTGGTTATCGGCGACACTATTCGCGACATCGAATGTGCGCGTCCCCACGGCGCGGTGACCGTGGCAGTGGCCACCGGCGGCAATAGCATGGCCGAACTTGCCCAGGCCGACCCCGACTTCCTTCTTGCTGACCTGTCTGACTGCGCGGCGGTGACCGAGATCTTCAGGGCGCTGGCCGGGAAGGACTCGTCCGGGTCTTAGTCTGCTGGGGGGACAAGCTCTCGGGTGTTTCTTTGCGCTCGGAGTGCAGGCAATCTTTGCCGGGGCTTGCCCTGAGCCCCGGGGGTAGTGGGGGTGTCGATCCGGACAAGAGGGGTGGGCAGGCCAGAGGTTTCACACCTCCGGCCCTTGCGCCCTTGGCGCGAGGAAACGCTGGCGGTTGGCCAGAGGTCTTCCCAGGTCTCCCACGGGACTCCATCTTTTTTCCCCTTGCCAGCAAATTCTGCTTGTTTTTCTGATGCAGCGGTGTTATCTTTTGCAAAAAAGTAGCACGGTGGAGGACTGACGCACATGGTCACCAGATTTGGCATTTCCCTGGACAGCGAACTCTTGGCGCGCTTCGACAGGATGATCGCGGAGATGGGCTACGCTAACCGCTCTGAGGCCATCCGCGACCTCATCCGCGACGCCCTGGTGCAACGCGAGTGGCAGGAGGAGAAAGGCGACCGGGTCGGGACGATTACCCTCATTTACGACCACCACCTGGGTGAGCTGCCTGAGCGGCTGACGGAACTGCAACACAACCACGCCGACCAGATCATCTCCACGATGCATGTGCACCTGGACCACGACAACTGCCTGGAGGTGCTGGCGGTGCGCGGCGAGGCACGCGCCATCCGCGCCATAGCGGACCAGCTTATCGGGACCAAGGGGGTGAAGCACGGCAAGCTTGTCGCCACCACTACCGGCCGCGAGCTGAAGTGACTCGTGTCTCTGCACGGGTAGCACGAAGAAGAGTCGTACCACAGAGCGCTGAATGGTCAGCAGGAGGCAAAAATGAGTTTGCGTCGCTTGTTGCTGTTGGGGTGCGTGATGGGGCTGATCGGCACGCAGGGCTGGGCCGACCTCAAGGAGGAGACACCGGCGGATTC
This is a stretch of genomic DNA from Calditrichota bacterium. It encodes these proteins:
- a CDS encoding HAD family hydrolase: MKTRHLLALFDIDGTLLHSGGAGKRAMIAAFRDVFGCADGFADVQMAGRTDPEIVREALAKQGIPWDEGRVEAFRRRYLELIGPELAVPSATKRLLPGIPAVLDALQGLGFVTLGLLTGNWKEGARAKLAHFGIDGYFRVGAFADDAEERDRLLPFALARMRQLTGIAIAPQEVVVIGDTIRDIECARPHGAVTVAVATGGNSMAELAQADPDFLLADLSDCAAVTEIFRALAGKDSSGS
- the nikR gene encoding nickel-responsive transcriptional regulator NikR, producing MVTRFGISLDSELLARFDRMIAEMGYANRSEAIRDLIRDALVQREWQEEKGDRVGTITLIYDHHLGELPERLTELQHNHADQIISTMHVHLDHDNCLEVLAVRGEARAIRAIADQLIGTKGVKHGKLVATTTGRELK